tgttttgtttatggaGATAACATGTTGTGTAGAATAGATAAAGGCCTCAATTTATCAAGCAGGTcaaaactttttatttacttaaatCTATTCAATTGTCAAATGCTGTCAATATTGTAGAAAGTGAATTTTATAGTATTTCAGTTGGGGTGTATATACAGGACTGTTGAACTGTTTTTATAATGTAAATCACACCAGTGATACTTCTaaagaatttcaaaatacttagttgtcttttaatgaaatttagCATCTAAAAAGGGAAGACTGCATAAAATGCCAGATATGCCCTTAGGGAGTACCATGAGTTGTTCTGCTGAACACATGTGGGAACTACCAAAATATGGTATTTTAGGGTATGGAACTGACTGTGGAGTTTTAATTTCCCTGCTGCTTGTTAGGAGTTACAGCTTAAATGACAGAACCATAGAatagcttgggttggaagggactttacTGAAAGGTGATTTTTCACCATTTGGAGGTGACATTCCCATGTAGATACTTTATACACTTCTGGTAATTACATATTCAGTGTAAGTACCATATGGACAATATTAAGTTTGTCTTGATAGTTATTTGACTATTTCTGTATGATTTTGTGATTGGAAAGTTTCATTGGAAGATTATCGCCACTCTGCAGataaattcagctttttcaAACCAGCTTTATAAGCATAGgactttaaaaatctatttttgatACGTTCACAACACGAATACCACGGGGTGTTCACGATTCTTTGCTTTAAGCCATCCAAACACCTCAATAAAAAGGAATTGAATCCCAAATGCTGTGGTGGGCCCCTGACCCCAGCCCTTGTCAGAGTGAGATGGAGCTGGTGAGCAGCAcatcctgtgctgcaggggcagtgggcagtggaGCTGAAGCCTCCcctcttttgtttttcaggtttgcGATATTCAGACCCACAGCGGGTTGCCAGCCCCCGCTCCGCGTGCCGGCCCCATGCACTATTCTGGTGACCTCAAAGCCACCACTGACCCACACTGGAGCTGGCCCGGGGGTAAGGTACTGTGCCACCAACACCTCCTTTATAGTGTCTTACACTGTTGCCTCATTTGCTAAACATTTTAGGATTCCTACTCCTCTATTTGAACCTATGGGACTTAAGTAGATCAGACATTAGAAAAACCTGGAGAATTGTCAAAGCCTTGTGGGACTTACCTTGCCCTCGTGTTGCTCCTCTGGTGGCTGTGGCATCACCAGCATAGTGCATGTGAGGCATCACATGGATTGGGAGCTGGCAATCCACGGTGAATCTGGACATCACACACCTGAAAACAGCCAAGCCAGGTAAGTCTAACACTGGGAGTGTGCTGAGTTTTCCTTTAAAGTTTGTTCACTCAGGAGGATTCAGCATCTATTTATGGAGGTTCTCCGTTGTGTTTTTGCACTTTATTTTAAGGGATCAGATAATAACATGTAGTGCTTCTGGTGGGTGAGTCAGAGCTGGAAGACACTTTGATATTCCATTGACAGAAAGGAAGCAAGCGTTCCCTGTTCCCTGAGCTatccctgggaaaagcagcagagaatttaGCACTGATGGGTTACCAGGGATGGAAGGCATCTTACTTAGACAACAGAGTATTTTCATGAGCTGTTACAAAAAACAATAGTATTTTGGAACCTGACAAAGATTACTTGTCCTGctgtgttgtttttctcttacCTAAATCTGATTAAAAGGTAGATGGAAGCCATGAGATTTACTTCAGATAAGATGGGACTTTAAGCAAAAGCAATTGCCAACTCAGTGTATTTTGttgtatttgaaagaaaaagcaacattttacagaaaatagtCTATATTGATGTCATTTTCTCAGGCCAGAtgatattttccaaattttgcTATATTACACATTTGCTGTTTTAGAAAAGTGATCCCAGAGGCCCTGGATGCACAAACTTCCTAATAGGTTTCCGTTTTTTTAGCTTAAATTGtacagactgattttttttggagAATACACAGAATGGTTAATGGTGTAGAAGTAACCACAAATGTTAAAAGTACTGTTCTAAGTTTGCCCCTCTAAAACAGGACTCTCTATTTTTGAAGGATATTGAATATAATATTAGTTAAATAGTTGGGAATTCTTCCATAAAGAAAACTTCCCATCACACATGTGGTAACTCCCCTGTTCAGCAGGAAGTTGCTGTTGTTGAGTAACTTCCCAGGACagaaaaacttatttctgtTAAACTGGTAATGtgttatatttataaaatatgtgagtttagaaaaaaatggtGTTGCTTGAGTTGCAGATTTGAAAAGAACTTTATTACCACCTCTCAATTCTAAATTGGCAGGGTTTGTGagctttgaaatattatttttggcAGTCATAGTGCTGGGTATATAATCCCTTCTTGTACTGGGGATTACCTCCAGTCCTTCCAACACTCACACATGCAGTGGGAATGGTCATTGTATTAAATTAAACTTATATTTATCATTTTCCAGAACATGCATAAGAAACtttgataaattttaaaagccttgcagaaaagaaaaaaaaagtatttaataaatTCATGGTTAGTAAATGTATGGAAATACTTATCCCAAGATAAGAGAATTTCGGCATCTCcacttttctgtcttctgaCAACCCCATTCTGGCAGCTTAAAAAATGTCAATTAGCAGGTGCAGTAACACTCCCACAGGGGATAGAAAAGGGTTTAATGACTTGGTGCTGGGAAAGTCGAGTGGCAGAGGAATATTGCAGGTTCTCTGTTGTGGCTCTCTCAGTGTTTGTGCTCTGAGGGTTCCCAGTGTCCTGCCAGGTCACACAAACATCAGGCAGCGCGTGGCAGACTCTCACTCATTAAGGTGTTGATGTTCCTGGCATTGATTTCAGTAGATGTTTAGAgagttttttaattaaaaaagcaaaaactctCTTCCtgaggaaatttatttttcctgatcCACGTTTGATACTTTTTCAGCAATGGAATTAATCCATTAgttaccaaaaaaacccaaactccacCAAACAGCTaaatcataattttttaaatgttttccattGATGTTTTAGGTTATAGAGCCTGGTGCTGATAACAGCAAGGTTTTGGGATCAATACCCATATGGAtcattcacttaagagttggacttgatgatccttgtgggtcctttccaactcagaatattaattttcattgaAGTGTAGACTTCACAGACGTTctaaaacaaacccaaatatttACTTGTACTTCCCAACATTTTACCTGGTTCTGTCCTCAGTAACTTCTGTACTCACCTGGTGCAGTCCGAGACTTGTGAATAGAAATGAGgtttcccagtgctgtgggCTGGGTAGGTGTCTGTGGGAAGAGCTTAGTTTGGGATTGCTGGGGTGGATTCCactcccctgctgcaggagaggcaccttctccttcccacctcCAGTGGCTGCCCCGAGCATTAAAGGCTTCAAGCGACTCCAGCTTAGCCCAAGGGGGTTaaagcagctcttgggagcAGCCACCagtgccctgggagcaggaaactgggaggggactggggacCACTGCAGCCATCCTAGGTAAGGCAGCTTTTCCCAGGGATCAGGGCCTCAGCATCCCATGGAGTCAGGAAGCCCTGCTGTCACCTCAGTGTTCATCTTCAggagtttttctttgctttgtgcACACATACTTTAATGTTACGTGTGCAGTAAAATGCTGTTTCCCTGGAATGTATTTCATTCAGATTTTGTCTACGTTTTGTGGGATTCTCCTCTATTTAGAGGACTTCAGTGGGTGTTCAGCACTGCACAGGTTTGTGTTGACCATCTGCACAGGAGCTAAATTTATCCTCAGTGAGAAGTGTGTCAGTACATGTGTCAGAGAGATGCTGAGTTCAGTGCCCTCTGGGTTGGCAATTTGAGGTGTATCTATGGTCATCTCTGTGAATGCCCTTTTTACCAAAATATGTTGCTTTTAATAGTTtggatgtatttttcttcttagaaaTTAAATGAGCATTTTGAATGTGTAAAACAAATAATCAGCTAGTGAGTTGTGTAAAGAATGAGAAGTCAATCTCTCATAGTTGTATTTGGATTTATTGTCAGTGCATCTTTTAATCAGCTGTATATCATACATTAATCTTCATTAATGTATATGTTTTCAAGTGATAAAGTGGATAAATTCATCATTTCTTTGAGGAAGAAGACACAGTCAGATTCTTGATGCACCGTTCTTTAGCTGGGAATATACTCCAGTCATCACACTCCTCAAGAGTTTCAGCCACTAAATTTTAGTCACTATGCATCAGAGTGAAACTTTTGAGAACTCTTAGACTGTAACAGGCAATTCTgagttaatttttaatgcttttgtaTAGATATTTAATATGAATTATTGATAAATTTTTGCCTTCTAAGAGTAATCGTTTCAGCCATAACCAGTTACCTCATTCCCTTTGATGACAAGCTCCCTCTTGTGTCCTTTATTCTGTAattcctgctgtgtttcctgAGTTGCAATAAAATACTGAACTTCTGGAATCTTTTAAGTTTCTTGAGATGAGCTGCTTTTAAAGGCCACTTATGAATACAAACCTTTCCTGTGCATGGGGAGAATAGTGGAGAAAATCATGCTGCTGATTactttggcttttaaaaatgtgtttgaacctcatttttattctcttctcttTGCAGTGGATGATGTTGGAGAGAAATTAGACCATATAGGAAGCACTCCCTTGAAGATCAGTACCGAGGTGGCAAATGATGATGTTGCTAAAGATGATGGCTTTGGTTCAGAAGTTATCAAAGTCTACATATTCAAAGCTGAAGCTGAAGATGATGTTGAAATAGGTACCTTGAAATCCTATTTATTCTTTCAGTAGTGTGAAGTGTTTCAGGGtctttctctttgttcttcATTCCACGTAATCCAGTGACTGGAGTGTTTTGTAGAATGTGACATTTGTAGAGGCTGCCCAGATGCAGTAAAAGCTGGGTGTGGATTAGTCTCAAGTTCTTTTTTGATTAGCAGGGCTATTTTCAGGCAGCCAAAGCTCAAATGTAGAAGTGGTTGTGTGTCTGCAGCTgttttctcagctgctgcttttctctgacTTTGCAAGACACAAGTGtgtcagcacagcagaggcttCTGGACTGGATCCCTTTTGTTGGTGGGAGCCTTTGGGGGCCTTtgcagagagaggggaggaaTTCTGGGGCTGCAGGTAAACCAAAGGGCTCAGAATTCTCTGCAGTTCCCTTTCCCCATGGATAGACCAGCAGTGCCCATGCTCTGAAGGCATGCACAAATCACCTGTGTCTGTTCCTGAAAAAGCAGAATCCCCCTCTTGGCTGTTCTTGGAGCTGAAACCTCTGGATCATTCCCAGGCCCTGTTCCCAAATACTGTTTGTTCCTCTGGGGACGGGATCTCAGTGTCCAGGAACAGAAGGGACAGACTGCTcgtgcagcagcagggacaacCAAAATCTCTGATGGCTGAGAAGTAattctcagcagggctgttcTCTGAGCTGCTCTCAGGTGGTCCcagcaagtaaaaaaaatacttggatCTGAAATGAATCTTACCAGTGGCTTTGTTCACATTGACTTAATGTGTGTAACTTCTTTTTGTTTGAGGTGGGACAGAAATTGTCACCGAGAGTGACTTCCACAATGGCCATTCTGTAGCTGGAGTCATTGAACAAGGAGGTGTTGGGAGAATGCAGCGAGAAAAAATGGTTTACATGGCGGTTAAGGACTCTTCTCAGGAAGATGAAGATATTAGTAAGCAtaataagaaacatttttgtttctcatgCTGTTTGTACACCCATATAACCATCATTCTCAAGGAcatttttagttattttctgAAGGATTCTTCAGCTTGAAGTAGTAGAAAGCTAAGCTCATCttccctaaaaataaaaagcaggctataattatttaaaagtgtTGTAGATAATGCACTTTGTGCATACTGTGTGCAatcatttaattatttatattaaatttaacATATCCATGGATGACGTTAATGAGGTTAGTCacacttcttatttttctattttcctacTGTGAATTAAGCAGCTTTCTGAAAAAGTGGCAAATGTCATCAGTTGCAAGTTCATGAGTTTGTCTGTTGGAAATTTTGTGGGCATTTGTTTTGGATTAGTATTTATTGATACgtgttttctctctttaagGAATATCTGAATAAGCAATGATCCCCTAAAtgccaaaggaagaaaattaatttataatggGTATCAATCAGAGCGAGAGCAAATTAAATGAAGGAaaggtttggaaagacagaataaaattaaagatttaTTCTCCTCCCTTCatccaggctgtgctgaaatAGCAGATGAAGTTTATATGGAAGTTATTGTAGGGGAAGAAGAAGCCACATCCCTTCCAGACACCCAGCTTGAGGACTCTGGCGTGAATAAAACGTTTGTCCCCGTTGCTTGGGCTGCTGCTTACGGTAGGAACCTGTGCTTCTTCCCTGAAAATCCCTGCCATTATTTCCTCCCTCATCCAGCTGCCAGCATCTCTGGGATGACCTCACCTTGTTGTTGGGGTTTGGAAACAGCTTCTGCTCTCTGCCATGCAGCGATTGCTGTGGGGGAGGTTTCATGGAGTAGAAAGGAAAGCTTGTTAGGAGAAGTTTGACTTTGTTTCAGATCCCAGCTCAGATGTACAGAGTATGTGGGGTTTGATGCTTAAAATGTTGAAGATCTTAAACAAGAACAGCCTTAAGTATTTTACATtaggagggggaagggggaaagacAAAGGGAATAGTAGGAATAAATGTGTTCCtaataatttcagtttataGACGTGTTTTAAGCCTGTTAGTCCTTCAGGtgagaaacaaaaaagtgatttgttttcaaatagtGGAAGTGTCTTAGGATATTGTGAGTTCTGTCTATTGTTTTGTATAATTTCCTTGGATTTTGATGTGTTAAATGTTTGTTAAGAGAGTATCAAGTTATCCATGGTTTCTGTTATAATTAATTAAGCAAGCTAGTGAAAATTCCTTGGTCTGGCAAAGAGAGCCCAACAGTTGGGCTGGTAAAGTGCTTTGGAACCACAGAGCTTTGGCACAGCTGCAGATACTTCCAGTGCAAAGTGAGGAATGTGCTCCTGAGGTATTCCTTGTGCATCTCCAAAACTCCATTGTGCTGAGAGGCTGATAAGGGCCAAGTCCTCTTATctgcctccttctctccagaCAGATAACGTGCTTCCATCTCAGGAGCAAAATGTGCATTTCAGATAACCTCTGCATTGCTATCTGAGGGGATAGATGAGGTTAAAAGTTTGCAGAAACAAGCATATTAATAATGGAAAGCAGGAGAGCCAGCAGGGTAAGCATGCAGACACAGATGGGGTGGATATTAACTCCTCCCAGAGATGGGATTTTGGTTCCTGAGGCTCATGATTACACAACACCAAGCTGCACATCTCCACTTGGATGGTGTTAACCTGTGACTTATTAGCTAAGTTAGTTTTCTCTCATTATCAGGCTTTCAAAAGCAGcatctttaaaaagaatattattttatattgactaaaataccattttctgcAGGAGATGAAAGAAGGCTTCCCCGAAGATACGAAGATGGTCAAGCGGCAGGTGAGAACTTTTAACAGCATTAAAACTAAAACTGTCTTTGAAAAAACAGATATTTCTGTGTCAGTGCTTCTAATCAGAGATGCAAAGAATAAGCTATAAATTAGATATTGAAGGACTCCACAgtctttctctgctgttctgaATGAAAACAGTTCTAGATGTCTGTAGACCTTTGGAGGGGGTGGGGAAGTTGGGAGGCACTGCCAAGTTTTTAATGTAGTTTTGCAGACAGAAAAGAGATAATGCAGTTGTTAAgaagtgaaaacaaattaaataaaaatcaaggaaTATAATTAGAAATGAATCAGTGTTTAAACAACCATACCCTTGACTTTTGCCAGGAAAGATAGATAGTGGTTCCCATTAGCACACTTCTTTTTAATGGATATTGTGATAGAGAAATGGGCagtgcttgtttttaaaaagtagataATGCTGCTGTGCAATTCCAGTCGTCAGTCCCAAAGAAACAAGTTGTTTAAGGTTTTTTATGGTGTCTAATTTTTGTTTCTAGGAAATAACTTGGATACACGATTAGAAAACAAAAACGGTAATGCAACACAGTACCTGCAGATTTGTGATAGCATTAGCACTAATAGAGTGctcaaacaaaaaaccaagaaaaggaggagaggagaggccAGGCAATGGCAAACAGGTAAACACTGGATGGTTACGGTATTGTCACGGAGTGCCACTTACTCCTGTCctattccttttctcttttttaagcTGATGCAGAATTAAAAGCTATAAATGATGATTTGCGTATTTCCTGTGTCCTTCCCCCCTCCAGTTCTGTGCCtagaaaatgtcattattttgcTATTCAGAGTCAGTACACCCAGGGCTGATGCAATTCATTGGAATGTTGCAAGCTATTAAAAAGTACCCATGGCTATATTCAGTGCACATGTGATATTCCTGATCTGTTTGAGCAGTTTCTAAAACAGAACTATATAAACTATAGGTGCTGTGGATTGGTTGTTTTTAAACTACTGAGCCACTCTCTCTCTGCTGCAAGTGTAAGTGCATGAATCTGAACAGCACTTGGCTGATTTAAAACTTCTTAATCAGTAAATGTGTTTCTTTCAtaacttgtttttgtttgttcaaaAACAGCTGTTATAATAGGTCCTGATGGACAGCCCTTAACAGTTTACCCTTGTCATATTTGtgggaaaaaatttaaatccagAGGATTCTTGAAAAGGCATATGAAGAACCATCCCGATCATATGATCAAGAAGAAATACCAGTGTACAGACTGTGACTTTACAACTAACAAAAAAGTAAGTTTCCACAATCATCTGGAAAGCCATAAACTTATAAATAAAGTTGATAAAACGCACGAGTTTACAGAGTACACGAGAAGATACAGAGAGGCGAGCCCGTTGAGTTCCAATAAACTCATCCTGAGGGACAAGGAGCCCAAGCTCCACAAGTGCAAATATTGTGACTATGAgactgcagagcaggggctgctcaaCAGGCACCTGCTGGCAGTCCATAGCAAGAACTTCCCTCATGTGTGCGTGGAGTGCGGGAAGGGCTTCCGCCACCCCTCGGAGCTGAAAAAGCACATGAGGACCCACACGGGGGAAAAGCCATACCAGTGTCAGCACTGCGTGTTCAGGTGTGCTGACCAGTCCAACCTGAAAACTCACATCAAAACCAAACACGGCACCGACCTGCCCTTTAAATGTGAGCACTGTCCCCAGGCCTTCGCCGACgagaaggagctgcagcagcacaccGAGCTCTTCCAAGGGCATAAGACTCACCAGTGTCCCCACTGTGACCACAAGAGCACCAACTCCAGCGACCTGAAGCGACACATCATTTCAGTGCACACCAAGGATTTTCCCCACAAGTGTGAGGTGTGTGAGAAAGGCTTCCACCGGCCCTCGGAGCTCAAAAAGCATAGCGAGACCCATAAAGGGAAAAAGATCCACCAGTGTAGGCACTGTGACTTCAAAACCTCCGACCCTTTTGTGCTCAGTGGGCACATCCTCTCCGTTCACACCAAGGACCTGCCTTTTAAATGCAAAAGGTGTAAAAGGGGCTTCAGGCAGCAGAACGAACTGAAGAAGCACATGAAGACCCACAGTGGCAGGAAGGTGTACCAGTGCCAGTACTGTGAGTACAGCACCACGGACGCGTCGGGCTTTAAGCGCCACGTCATCTCCATCCACACCAAAGACTACCCCCACAGGTGTGAGTTCTGCAAAAAGGGCTTCCGCAGGCCCTCCGAGAAAAATCAGCACATAATGAGGCACCACAAAGAGGCCATAATGTGATAGGTGAGCTCCAGCAGGAAGTGATGTAGAAACTGTGGTATGctaattggggaaaaaaaataaatctcacgAACTGTTTCTCCTGGTTTCAAAGCTTGATATTAAACCATAACTTTACATTCTTTGTATTAAAAGTCTTAAAAAGTATTAGGGTTGGCAGGGGATCTCATAGCCCTATGATTGTTGCTGATCAGAACCTAAAGAGCACTAGAGAATGCAGAGGATGGATGAATGTCTTAAATTTGCAGAAGGATGGATGAATGTCTCCAAGTGAACGGTATTTGCCATTGCTGAGTCTAGaggacagggcagagctggtTGTGTGACCCATTCTGTCAGTCCCAACGTGTGTCTCCAGTATGGAAGCAGATCCCTGGTGAGGTGAGCTACAGAGGGTTTGCAAAGGAGCCCCCTCTTCACTTCTTGAGCAGTTTGGAACGGGGAGTTTTAGTCAGACACTTCATCACAACGTTTTCAATTGTGCCTAGAAATTGAATTCCAGAACTGGcgaaatttggggggggggtgtcccTTGTtcggtttggtttggttttgtttttaaacatttcataGGGAAACTTTTTGGTTTCCTTTATTAGTTTAGGtccaagaagcatttttttactggttttcaAAGCTGCTAACCTATTTTATTGCAGGATATGATGTTTAAAATAGAACATTATGTTATGGTCTCAGAGGTGGTGTTCTGGTGCTAGGGTTAAAgatgtatatgtatataatttccctttttttatcTGAAACTACAGTTGAATGTTGTTCAGTATGGCACATATAACAAAATTAACTTtgaatttgactttttttttttaaaggataaaaaTGGATGCAGCTCATAGTGTTGTGACTCAacactaaattttttttcctcgcTACTTTAAAGTCTTCTctaaaaagaatattaaaaacagTTGAAAACTGTAGGggttttataattaaaattcaaagtaCTTAGAGGCTCTTTAGGGCAGTGTTCTTAACAGGTATGACAGTTACTGTCCTACCTCCTAATATGAAATTTTCCATATAGATGTAAAATTGCACCTTTTAATcgattcttttaaaaaaagatctaTACCATGCTATAAACATGCATTTTCAACCTGTAAGAAAGTATATATGCAGTATTTAACCAGAAAAACCTGCTGCCACTAGAGTTTGGAGGTGGATCTTGAGTTTACAGtgtatacatttaaaatatgcatccctttaaaaatgctttgtgtTAGCATGCTGCAAATCCAATGGCGCTTATATAACGAGCTGGTCTAGGGCTATTTAATGAAAAACCTGGTCATAAATGTTATGCAtataatgtgtattttttactttttttagttGCTTCATGTTTGCACACAGCTATTCACATGAGAAATTGTAACTTCATGCTATATTGTGGCTTTGTGTTCCAGATAATGttcatattttgtttttgcACCAGATGAGAATCAGTTCCTtgagaataaattttttttatatttctaaacTTCAGAAAGTTAAAATTTGGGAAATCTCTTAGACAAATAAGTGTTTTATGTGGCTGTAAAAAATGATGTACACGCTGTAAAATAAGATTGTCACTGTTCTGTGGGattattatttctaaatgtGTTACTCATCGTAACGGGCATACAATAAAACGCATCTCTTGCACTCCAGATTTTTTGGagtttccttttcatttttggtGTTCAGGAAAGTGCCATTCTGTAAATTCAcctgatatttttaattgcattattCACTAATTAATATCTAATCACATTTCAAGTAAACAGGTTACTGCAGGTCTATTTATCAGAATGTTGAGGAGAGAACATTGGGTTTGATTTAACCCTTTAGACCCACAGGTAatgtatttgtgtttgttttgcttatttctaaaataattgtCAAATCTGATACTGACattgctttgaaattttttttttcctttaagagaacaaaaaacTTCTCACATACTTTAGGAAGAACCAGGtaggtttttgtctttttaccTGTGTAATAACAGCTTGCTGAA
The sequence above is a segment of the Vidua chalybeata isolate OUT-0048 chromosome 14, bVidCha1 merged haplotype, whole genome shotgun sequence genome. Coding sequences within it:
- the ZNF711 gene encoding zinc finger protein 711 isoform X1 codes for the protein MDPGGGSLGLQTQESKMPHTMIMQDFVAGMAGTAHIDGDHIVVSVPEAVLVSDVVTDDGITLDHGLAAEVVQGPDIITETDVVTEGVIVPDSVLEADVAIEEALDTSDHVLTSDLITETVRVPDQVFVADLVTGPEGHLEHVVQDSVAGADSPTMVSEEVLVTNSDSEAVIQAAGTVPGSTVTIKTEDDDDGKSTSEDYLMISLDDVGEKLDHIGSTPLKISTEVANDDVAKDDGFGSEVIKVYIFKAEAEDDVEIGGTEIVTESDFHNGHSVAGVIEQGGVGRMQREKMVYMAVKDSSQEDEDISCAEIADEVYMEVIVGEEEATSLPDTQLEDSGVNKTFVPVAWAAAYGDERRLPRRYEDGQAAGNNLDTRLENKNGNATQYLQICDSISTNRVLKQKTKKRRRGEARQWQTAVIIGPDGQPLTVYPCHICGKKFKSRGFLKRHMKNHPDHMIKKKYQCTDCDFTTNKKVSFHNHLESHKLINKVDKTHEFTEYTRRYREASPLSSNKLILRDKEPKLHKCKYCDYETAEQGLLNRHLLAVHSKNFPHVCVECGKGFRHPSELKKHMRTHTGEKPYQCQHCVFRCADQSNLKTHIKTKHGTDLPFKCEHCPQAFADEKELQQHTELFQGHKTHQCPHCDHKSTNSSDLKRHIISVHTKDFPHKCEVCEKGFHRPSELKKHSETHKGKKIHQCRHCDFKTSDPFVLSGHILSVHTKDLPFKCKRCKRGFRQQNELKKHMKTHSGRKVYQCQYCEYSTTDASGFKRHVISIHTKDYPHRCEFCKKGFRRPSEKNQHIMRHHKEAIM
- the ZNF711 gene encoding zinc finger protein 711 isoform X2, with the protein product MDPGGGSLGLQTQESKMPHTMIMQDFVAGMAGTAHIDGDHIVVSVPEAVLVSDVVTDDGITLDHGLAAEVVQGPDIITETDVVTEGVIVPDSVLEADVAIEEALDTSDHVLTSDLITETVRVPDQVFVADLVTGPEGHLEHVVQDSVAGADSPTMVSEEVLVTNSDSEAVIQAAGTVPGSTVTIKTEDDDDGKSTSEDYLMISLDDVGEKLDHIGSTPLKISTEVANDDVAKDDGFGSEVIKVYIFKAEAEDDVEIGGTEIVTESDFHNGHSVAGVIEQGGVGRMQREKMVYMAVKDSSQEDEDISCAEIADEVYMEVIVGEEEATSLPDTQLEDSGVNKTFVPVAWAAAYGDERRLPRRYEDGQAAGNNLDTRLENKNAVIIGPDGQPLTVYPCHICGKKFKSRGFLKRHMKNHPDHMIKKKYQCTDCDFTTNKKVSFHNHLESHKLINKVDKTHEFTEYTRRYREASPLSSNKLILRDKEPKLHKCKYCDYETAEQGLLNRHLLAVHSKNFPHVCVECGKGFRHPSELKKHMRTHTGEKPYQCQHCVFRCADQSNLKTHIKTKHGTDLPFKCEHCPQAFADEKELQQHTELFQGHKTHQCPHCDHKSTNSSDLKRHIISVHTKDFPHKCEVCEKGFHRPSELKKHSETHKGKKIHQCRHCDFKTSDPFVLSGHILSVHTKDLPFKCKRCKRGFRQQNELKKHMKTHSGRKVYQCQYCEYSTTDASGFKRHVISIHTKDYPHRCEFCKKGFRRPSEKNQHIMRHHKEAIM